A single region of the Halorussus gelatinilyticus genome encodes:
- a CDS encoding sensor histidine kinase, with amino-acid sequence MDDGDDGERERETDRRSLLTDVLDTSDVGTFILDGNFEVVWVNEAVEEYFGLDRDAVLGADKRELVIEQIQDRFIDSDQFAERVLATYDDNTYVENFECHVRDTETTDERWLEHWSQPIETGPYAGGRIEHYTDITDQKYREQELDRRRHELENQTERLQNFASVLSHDLRTPLYTVQTYVGVLRENGNAEQAVIDEIEQAVDRADAIIDDVLALAREGTSVIDLTSVDIAAVATDAWESVETGDAALDVEDECIVTADAGQLSRLFENLFRNSVEHGGDGVRIRVGRLGDAGFYVADDGAGIPADRRDSVLEWGYSSTGDGTGFGLAIVRQIAEAHGWETAVTESEDGGARVEFRNVDVVSADAAE; translated from the coding sequence ATGGACGACGGTGACGACGGAGAGCGCGAACGGGAGACCGACCGGCGTTCGTTGCTGACCGACGTACTGGACACGTCGGACGTCGGGACGTTCATCCTCGACGGCAACTTCGAGGTGGTCTGGGTGAACGAGGCCGTCGAGGAGTACTTCGGTCTCGACCGCGACGCCGTCCTCGGCGCCGACAAGCGCGAACTCGTCATCGAGCAGATTCAGGACCGCTTTATCGACTCCGACCAGTTCGCCGAACGGGTGCTGGCGACTTACGACGACAACACGTACGTCGAGAACTTCGAGTGTCACGTCCGCGACACCGAGACCACCGACGAGCGATGGCTCGAACACTGGAGCCAACCCATCGAGACCGGGCCGTACGCGGGCGGTCGCATCGAACACTACACGGACATCACCGACCAGAAGTACCGCGAGCAGGAACTCGACCGCCGCCGGCACGAACTGGAGAACCAGACCGAGCGACTACAGAACTTCGCCAGCGTCCTCAGTCACGACCTCCGCACGCCGCTGTACACGGTGCAGACCTACGTGGGCGTACTCCGAGAGAACGGCAACGCCGAGCAGGCGGTCATCGACGAAATCGAGCAGGCCGTAGACCGGGCGGACGCCATCATCGACGACGTGCTGGCGCTCGCCCGCGAGGGCACGTCGGTCATAGACCTGACCTCGGTCGATATCGCCGCGGTAGCGACGGACGCGTGGGAGAGCGTCGAAACCGGCGACGCCGCGCTCGACGTCGAAGACGAGTGCATCGTGACCGCCGACGCCGGTCAGCTGTCGCGGCTGTTCGAGAACCTGTTCCGGAACAGCGTCGAACACGGCGGCGATGGCGTCCGCATTCGGGTGGGACGACTCGGCGACGCAGGCTTCTACGTCGCGGACGACGGGGCGGGCATCCCCGCCGACCGGCGCGACAGCGTGTTGGAGTGGGGGTACTCCTCGACCGGAGACGGAACCGGATTCGGACTCGCCATCGTGCGCCAAATCGCGGAGGCTCACGGCTGGGAGACCGCAGTCACCGAGAGCGAGGACGGCGGCGCGCGCGTCGAATTCCGGAACGTGGACGTCGTCTCGGCGGACGCGGCCGAGTGA
- a CDS encoding deoxyhypusine synthase, with protein sequence MSDDSHDGHDDHEHHEPDREEFHHDPIGHAEVRAGMTVGELADSYGDAGIGAADLHEAVDIYAEMLGDEDVTNFFGLAGAMVPTGMRKIVAELIRDGHIDALVTTGANLTHDAIEAIGGKHHHGQVHAEGKTERDHDEQLRDEEVDRIYNVYLPQEHFALFENHLRSEVFPAVEGDGEDDDGVVSIQELTAALGRANSEVNERESVDEGAGVAAAAYENDVPIYCPAIQDSVLGLQAWMYSQTADFTLDALADMTTITDQAFDAEKSGAMVVGGGVPKNYVLQTMLVSPEAYDYAVQLTMDPPQTGGLSGATLDEARSWGKLEKAARNASVYADATITLPLVVAAARERIGE encoded by the coding sequence CACGAGCATCACGAACCCGACCGTGAGGAGTTCCACCACGACCCCATCGGCCACGCCGAGGTCCGGGCGGGGATGACCGTGGGCGAACTGGCCGACTCGTACGGCGACGCGGGCATCGGCGCGGCCGACCTCCACGAGGCGGTCGACATCTACGCCGAGATGCTGGGCGACGAGGACGTGACCAACTTCTTCGGACTGGCGGGCGCGATGGTCCCGACCGGGATGCGGAAAATCGTCGCGGAGTTGATTCGGGACGGTCACATCGACGCGCTGGTCACGACCGGCGCGAACCTGACCCACGACGCCATCGAGGCCATCGGCGGCAAGCACCACCACGGGCAGGTTCACGCCGAGGGCAAGACGGAGCGGGACCACGACGAGCAGTTGCGCGACGAGGAGGTCGATAGGATTTACAACGTCTACCTCCCGCAGGAACACTTCGCGCTGTTCGAGAACCACCTGCGCTCGGAGGTGTTCCCCGCCGTCGAGGGCGACGGCGAGGACGACGACGGCGTGGTCAGCATCCAAGAACTGACGGCCGCGCTCGGCCGGGCCAACAGCGAGGTCAACGAGCGCGAGAGCGTCGATGAGGGCGCGGGCGTCGCGGCCGCGGCCTACGAGAACGACGTGCCCATCTACTGCCCGGCGATTCAGGACTCCGTGCTGGGCCTGCAAGCGTGGATGTACTCCCAGACCGCCGACTTCACGCTCGACGCGCTGGCGGACATGACGACCATCACCGACCAAGCCTTCGACGCCGAGAAGTCGGGCGCGATGGTGGTCGGCGGCGGCGTCCCGAAGAACTACGTCCTCCAGACGATGCTCGTCTCGCCCGAGGCCTACGACTACGCGGTCCAGTTGACGATGGACCCGCCACAGACCGGCGGTCTCTCGGGCGCGACGCTGGACGAGGCCCGGTCGTGGGGGAAGTTGGAGAAGGCCGCGCGGAACGCATCGGTCTACGCCGACGCGACCATCACGCTCCCGCTCGTGGTCGCGGCGGCCCGCGAGCGAATCGGCGAGTAG